A region of the Chroicocephalus ridibundus chromosome 1, bChrRid1.1, whole genome shotgun sequence genome:
tattctttgtccgagattcgggaacgttatatggtcgtcacaggatggagtgaaggtacgaactgttctcttggctctgtgtttactgtgtgcgctgctcactgtgtctttggccgtacgcaggcctctgctcgtagatctgccccatctcccccttttttgtttaacaccagaccatttattaacaaggtggccatgacttgtgcttctactcgttgtggcgctcttagcaggttatatatcatactaaacacaattaaaaacagaatcaagaagaaccctgctaaggcaataaatacccagattcctaaatttagcccagaaagccaatttctttggatttacccacgagaaatccttttgtaatatttcaaatacattgcggttcattaagtcttgaatgtttagtatttgagcttttagctggtcatgtaaaggacgaatattgtcttgcaacgacatgtcaaaagcaccttgaagatggtgtttaaccatttctcagccatgtagcaacgtattccaggggagagatgtaacacaaagtcttcgagagttgtactcccaatcacaatacagagaaagacgtgtttttaatgcgttttgccgattccctgtccatattactgctgttttataccttactagcgttaactttacacaacaagattgattacattcttgtatacttgcattttgagccgaagcaaacagacggatgagaagtacaaatcattacagaattgtcttgctcacaacttctatttgttgcagtattatctgtggttagcatgcaccccgatttagggtgcttataatacaccttcggttgttcaggccattcaacacttcttacaaaatgtcgctctactgctgtggatgacaaagaagacatgtttagaaaacttaaaacatgagttgctttatacactcactcttgaggtgtcatacctacgggattcccccttttttgtttagcaagcatggtttttaaagtatgatgcatacgctccacaattgcttgcccagtcggggaatgaggaatactggtgacatgtttaatacctcgtatctgtaaaaaaaaaaagacctgtactttagcggacacataagctggttcattatcagtttttatagttttcggtactcccacgactgcgatgcattgcaaccaatgtcgaataacatcacaaaccttctctcctgtatgagcagtagctacaacaaagtgtgaaaacaaatcaactgaaacatgtccaaattccataatgcgcgtaacatcggattgccaaagttcatcaggtgtaagccctcgcgggttaacccccgcaaaggatggcagaggagccagctgctgacaaccggcacacgttcacacagtatcacgtgcttcttgttgtgtcaaagaaaattgcttcctcaatgccttcgcatgttgatgaaaaaaaatcatgcgacattttagcttgctgcataatgttgggagttgttaccaacagtgtgataatccgcaactgtgtttccctcagttaacgggccaagtaaacagctatgagagcgtatgtggacaataaaataaggaaactgtctttttcataaaagcaacagtaattgcagtaagagactaaataaccattggttctctacttgttttataaatgctccttcaagtctttgaacaataccggtaacacattgagattctgcctacatttagcagttcctgttgaaataagtccaaagcctttactgtgtccctgaaccatctgcaaacaccgaacaggtgccatcaagaggctttggtgctagcaggatgcgcggctgtaaaggaatttgtgaaagtgactgtaatagtctgtgccaggggaaagaataacttatttgcccaatataatgtactaaggaggttaagactttgtgataaccaagggtcaaggtcatcctttctggtggggacatgtatgtggcttggatccattccagaaagctgctgacagcacaaacgaccctggaaaaacaatcgcggtaacatttcaatcgtcgtagttactggttttgaaaaggtatgtggcaaaaatacccactctagtgcagtcaggctctttgcgagtgcatcatcccactgtcctatcagggcataaagttgaaattcttgtaggaaggtgttcaatgcgtcttgcagcagtagtagactatatcttatcttgcaacatgctgtaatgccttcggagctgttggggttaatgaacatagaacttatgggggggggcgggggcagacacagtgcttcagggcatcccctgtatcttcaaagtgcgctcatgtctctctccccctcgctcatgtctctctccccgtctctgacccgagacagcccccttatatcctgcactggattgagtggagaagtacaggctcgagccgctgcacgcgtggccagtgcacgcagcaagtcccaccagactctcctgcactggactgagtagaaaagtacaggccagagtcgctgcacgcgtggccagcgtatgcagcgagtctcaccaaactcatgatccagctttgctaacagcggctgtctgatacgtgactccattgttgtaatcccgtcttagcttcttctgtgaaggtcgggttctcatggatacacacatagtttttagagcaacatattctacaactcgtacgagggtacgatgcaaagcggcatttacaactgatcgtatgatgcttattaaacacggcaaacagcatactaaacataacagacaaattccttccacacaggcaatgagtataatttgcttcaaccaaccccacccccaagtccatccagcaaagagatttcacccagtggtctccacaagttgctggttcggtcggtgcagttcctgcaactgggcatggatggatttggagtggtcacttagattcatacaatacagtcctttaaaatcttgacaaccgtgtctgtgagctgaaagcaaaaaatcagtagcagttctgttttgcaacatcgcatatcgaatactatctacatccagcaacaactcagaaatagcggtactagtagcattgttaaacttatccttggcagcaagagagtccttgttatcacgaatccttggcagcaaaagagtcctcgttagcaagagcgcatgcggactccctgttcttgctggtactgtgctttgatcttcttccacaacaggccaagatcctcaagcagctagatgaggtgtctgtgagtccatcacaggcttatgtcatccaaacgtttttcttgccagcacccgagactgaataacgattggtgtgatatatgtgttttccagcacccaggtgcgagtcccttgagtgtatttacaatcctcctcgccgatctgccgttgctttcccatattccacccccttgctcaagagaccgcttctgctgggttcattttagtctcacagggcataacacagagcaatctactaaggcatgcaataacatacatgtcgggggatgcggcgggcccgtagaccctttgacagaagagatagagattgcagtgtagccgtaagaaggccgcgagttgcgtcatataagggcaaagtaacaaaaaggagaaagaagaagatcgcttcagagaacaaggagagttaggctgtgaggaagccagattttgagcaatgcgaacaggatttcaataaccaatcgtattgtagctacgagcgcgtgtgctatgtaacctaaccaattgaaagcgtagaaagaacacgtgaacggagcgtgaacaaaagattagatatataagaaagccaagtttgtaataaagagagagcttaacttaacttttcaaggagagtcttgtcgtttgtccgtcccgactgaaacgacaattggtgaccccgacgtgatactgaggaagaagacgactggaaatagtcgtggggacggagcccagtgaagctgaagacagcgggcagagctgttgacggatccggatcatatttcagaagacacctgtagtaggtgagccactggggacatgggagagaagttaactaaggaagagcagactgtactctccacatggacgctgctgttaaagcggcagggcgtaatcctccctgaagtgaccttgcgaaaaatgctattgtggggaaaggaagagggaggagaagtaacgtcggttacggcatttagtgtaacgcaatggacgaacctagggcagacattatttgaggaagctacgctaatgcgtagaaagaacacatgaacaaaagattagatatataagaaagccaagtttgtaataaagagagagcttaacttaactcttcaaggagagtcttgtcgtttgtccgtcccgactgattcacccaagagtactcagggagctggcgagagagctcaccacgcctctctccatcatttatcaacaatcctggtcaacagggcaggtaccagatgactggagggtggctaatgtgacgcccatctacaagaagggtcggaaggaggatccggggaactacgggcctgtgagcctgacgtcggtaccagggaagatcgtggagaggatcatcttgagtgagctctcacggcaagtgcagggcagccacggaatcagggccagccagcatgggtttaggaaagggaggtcctgcttaacaacctgatctctctctatgaccatgtgagccgcctgctggatgcggggaaggctgtggacgttgtctctctggactttggtaaggcctttgacaccgtcccccacagcattgtcctggagaagctggcgaatcgtggcatagacaagtgtactctttgctgggttaaaaactgactggatggccgtgcccagagagttgtgattagttcggtgaaatcctcttggcggccggtcaccagtggtgtccctcagggctcagttttggggccagttttgtttaaaatctttatcaatgatctggatgagcggattgtgtgcaccttcagtaagttcgcagacgacaccaaactaggtgggagtgttgatctgcttgaaggaaggaaggctctgcagagggccctggacaggctggctggctgcatggatggatacactactactggactgcaccttcagtccagtcgtgctcatgaactagcacggccactctcgagtctttggtcgcgttcagtgagaaaccaaaaggacgagctacttcaaaaagtgcagtttatttaagcaacagatagataggttcttagggcagccggtgataaatacactgtctgcaaagcatgtgcaaatgaaagtattgttacatctacaaaacgcgggacaacgttctaacgatacagcctggctatacatgtagaaaagagagtctctagagaaatttctaagtttcccgagggagccctcggtataatctaggtcttacccaaaggtgtccctatgggggggaagagaggctcagcccgtcgcctgctcccagaagccagtgatggaattctttgcgatggtgtcttccctgggtatcccccctctctcgggctatttttctactatttgttatcttcgaggtggagtttgagtgactttagtcgtacatacttttaccatgagtggtgtaaatttttctcgcttcacaattaaaggtctagtttacgagaagctcagggcgcaggctcaagaaggagcggtcgcaccttggaggcgggtagccttcggggtggaggtgtgttttggtattataatgacattctaacgagcaaagttcgcacaaaggacagcatttcatcaaaatttggcaaaatgttggctccgagtatggagcgggcagctaattggcagcttatctgtttcctggtatcatcccattcccgtatccgctatacatcctaaggtaaagccgcggaataattgcatcccgtcccgtacctcatgtagcttatcagggaaccacaggtgttgtattcttcatgccagctgcagctgttttctccctcagaagcctcttgattttctacttttccttcctgtgtgaacaatgctgtacttttgtgtttttagccaatgtagtatttattccacaggggggcagcgaggtctgtccctgtccccgtccccgtcccccaccccaccctctgccctcagcaggaggagaggaaccaggtcctcacctcctacctgtgggtccgtcaggcctggctggatgcccacctcgcctgggacaaggacgcttacggcggcatcgacagcatccgcatccccagcagctacgtctggcggccggacatcatcatcctctacaacgagtgggtgctgctcgccctcccccaccccccggctgctcccggagctgggggggctgaggctggggctgggggtgttgccaacggggagcaggggggtcctggtgtgggggatgtggggagacggtcacctcgactgggtgagaaggcggcggcaggaggtgctggcatcagcctggtgtgccacccacctggcagctgggatgtgccaccacgggggtgaccaggggcagcgagccccctcttcctgggggtgacgtggggaggggacacggggttggggacagtgctcggccccggccccgcagacccttgccccacgtggggctcggggccatcttggccccacagcgatccctcccccagcgccaacgacggctttggcggctcggtggagaccaacgtggtgctgcgctccgacgggcacatcacgtgggactcgcccgccatcaccaagagctcctgcaaggtggatgtctcctacttgcccttcgacgggcagcggtgccgcctcaccttcggctcctggacctacaatgggaaccagatcgacctccgcaACCGGCTGGACACCGGGGACCTGACGGACTTCGTGGAGAACGTGGAGTGGGAGGCGCTGGGCATGCCGGCTGTAATAagtagaatcatgtttgttaatcaaatcaggctttcttaaaggctggtgaaaacttacactttttcgactcttcacatacttaaatcgcaggcatccagcgtgctgtctggggcactttgatacctcaaggcctaaatcacaggcatctggtgtgttttaacacttcaaagggaagaggtaagttgtgagataagctgaaaagagtctccccaaggacactgataaagatgaggagccttcagccccaccaccatcaggaggcgggacaagaccgaccccctagcaacacgtcgctcagacacagaatataccaggattgacacatatacgggaaccagaagagtatataatcaactacttttgggaagtgggtgtgcaccgttggcggagcaaagactccccggccgcccagcgctgttttgcttgctgccgcttgcttaataaactaatttgattaattggactggttcctgtcaattattgggccacaatctataacaccgGCCACGAGGAACGTCATCACCTACGGCTGCTGCTCCGAGCCCTACCCTGACGTCACCTACACgctgctcctccgccgccgcgcctccttctacatagaatcatagaatcgctgaggttggaagggacctttaagatcatcaagtccaacctttaacctaccctgacaaaagccacttctaaacatgtccctaagtgccccatctacccttttttttaaacacctcctgggatggtgaatccaccacctccctgggcagactattccaatgtttaataatcctttcagtgaaaaaatgtttcctaatatccaatctaaacctccactgacataacttgaacccgtttcctctcatcctatcacttgtcaccagggagaagaggtcagcccccatctctctacaacctcctttcagggagttgcagagagcgagaaggtctcccctcagcctcctcttctccaggctaaacaaccccagctccctcagtcgtttttcataaggtttgtcctccagacccctcaccagctttgtagcccttctctggacacgctccaacacctcaatgtccctcttgtagcgaggggcccaaaactgaacgcagtactcgcggtggggcctcaccagtgccgagtacagggggatgatcacttccctagtccggctcaccacactattcctgatacaggctaggatgctgttggccttcttggccacctgggcacactgctggctcgtattcaaccggcagtcaaccaacacccccaggtccttttttgacgggctgctttcgagccactctgccccaatcctgtagcgctgcatggggttgttgtgacccaagtgcaggacccggcacttggccttgttgaacctcataccattggtctcagcccatcggtccagcctgtccacatccctctgcagagccaacctcccctcaagcagatcaacacgcccgcccagcttagtgtcatctgcaaacttacggagggtgcattcgatcccctcatccagatcattgataaagatattaaagagaaccggccccagcaccgagccctgggggacaccacttgtgaccggacaccaactggattgaactccatttaccaccactctctgggcacggccatccagccagttttttacccagcgaagagtacacctgtccaggccatgagcagccagtttctccaggagaatgctgtgggaaacggtgtcaaaagctttgcaaaagtccaagtagataacatccacagcttttccctcatccactaagtgggtcaccttatcgtagaaggatattaggtttgataggcatgacctgcccttcacaaacccatgctgactgggcctgatcaccctgttctcctgcatgtgccgtgtaatggcactgaggaggatctgttccatgaccttcccaggcaccgaggtcagactgactggcctgtagttccccggatcctccttccggcccttcttgtggatgggtgtcacatttgctaacctccagtcagctgggacctccccggttgtccaggactgctcataaatgatgcaaagtggcctggcgagcacttccgccagctctttcaatacccttgggtggatcccatccggccccatagatttgtgcagctccaggtgctgaagcaggtccctcaccgtttccctttggattacaggggcttcattctgctccccatccctgtcttctagctcaggggtctgggtactcagggaacaactggtcctactgctgaagactgaggcaaagactgcattaagtacctcagccttttcctcatccttggtcactatgttcacatcttcagcctgctcctgccctgcatcatGGTCTCCTTCCTGGCACCCCTTGGCTTCTACCTGCCGGCCGACTCCGGGGAGAAGGTCTCACTGggggtgacagtgctgctggccctcaccgtcttccagctgctggtggtggagagcaCGCAGCCCTCGGAGAGCGTCCCGTTCATCGGTGAGCCTTGATGGCACCCAGGACCCTCCCATGGGACCAGGGCGTCTGCACCGGGGTGGTGGGCACCCCCCCATGCCAGGGGGGGTTTCGATGGGGGGAGGTGGGcacaggtctctccccaccccaccgcggcatcaccacccattacccacgcagggaagtactacatcgccaccatgaccatgatcacagcctccaccgcgctgaccatcttcatcatgaacgtccaccactgcggcccggggccccggcccgtgcccccctgggccaggtggctcatcctccaccacatggcccggctctgctgtgtctacgaggtgggcgagagctgcaagagcccccggcgggtgctgggcaggcaggcgtgcagggaggacactggggggctgggggagagccccatggagggggaggtgggtgccgaggcagggggctgtccccgggaccactgcctgtgccaccacgatggcctgctg
Encoded here:
- the LOC134514314 gene encoding neuronal acetylcholine receptor subunit alpha-10-like — protein: RNQVLTSYLWVRQAWLDAHLAWDKDAYGGIDSIRIPSSYVWRPDIIILYNDANDGFGGSVETNVVLRSDGHITWDSPAITKSSCKVDVSYLPFDGQRCRLTFGSWTYNGNQIDLRNRLDTGDLTDFVENVEWEALGMPATRNVITYGCCSEPYPDVTYTLLLRRRASFYIFSLLLPCIMVSFLAPLGFYLPADSGEKVSLGVTVLLALTVFQLLVVESTQPSESVPFIGKYYIATMTMITASTALTIFIMNVHHCGPGPRPVPPWARWLILHHMARLCCVYEVGESCKSPRRVLGRQACREDTGGLGESPMEGEVGAEAGGCPRDHCLCHHDGLLRNMGYVASCCRHHQASQRWTGEWKKVAKVMDRFFMWVFFLMVFLMSVLVLGNAA